The Syntrophorhabdaceae bacterium genomic interval GCAGTCCCCTTCTATGCCGCAAGCCCCTGTAGCAGCCGATGTCCATGAGCCTCTTGATGCTCATATTTACATCTTTCCGTAAATCACCCTCTACCTTATAATTTCTCTCCAGAATATCCCGTATCTTTGCGATCTCCTCATCGGTCAGGGAATTGGTTCTCTTGTTAGGGTCAATACCAGCTTCGCCGAGAATCCGGTTTGAGAGGGTCCTCCCGATACCGTAAATGTACGTCAGGGCTATCTCTATCCTCTTATCCCGCGGTATATCTACACCAGCAATTCTTGCCACGTTACTCCTCCTTAACCTTGCTTCTGCTTATGCTTTGGATTTTCGCAGATGATTCGCACTATGCCTTTTCTCTTAATGATCTTACACTTGTCACATCTCTTCTTGACAGAAGGTCTAACCTTCATGAGAACCTCCTATTTCACCCTGTAGATAATCCTGCCCCTTGTCAGATCATATGGTGAAAGCTCCACCACAACCTTATCGCCTCTGAGTATCTTGATATAATGCATACGCATTTTACCCGATACATGGGCAAGTACTTTGTGTCCGTTGGGAAGCTCAACCCTGAACATGGCGTTCGGCAGCGGCTCAATTACCGTCCCTTCAATCTCTATTCCTTCACCTTTTGGCATAATTACCTATAATGCGCTCAGTATTTCTGCGCCCTTTTCAGTTATAGCAATGGTATGCTCAAAATGAGCCGAGAGGCTTCCGTCCTTTGTCGCCGCAGTCCACCCGTTCTCCCTGATCACGACATCGCCTTTCCCCATATTCACCATTGGCTCTATCGCAAGCACCATACCTACCTTGAGAC includes:
- the infA gene encoding translation initiation factor IF-1; the encoded protein is MPKGEGIEIEGTVIEPLPNAMFRVELPNGHKVLAHVSGKMRMHYIKILRGDKVVVELSPYDLTRGRIIYRVK
- the rpmJ gene encoding 50S ribosomal protein L36, yielding MKVRPSVKKRCDKCKIIKRKGIVRIICENPKHKQKQG
- the rpsM gene encoding 30S ribosomal protein S13: MARIAGVDIPRDKRIEIALTYIYGIGRTLSNRILGEAGIDPNKRTNSLTDEEIAKIRDILERNYKVEGDLRKDVNMSIKRLMDIGCYRGLRHRRGLPVRGQRTRTNSRTRKGPRKTSMKRK